Proteins encoded within one genomic window of Oncorhynchus masou masou isolate Uvic2021 chromosome 1, UVic_Omas_1.1, whole genome shotgun sequence:
- the LOC135529125 gene encoding ubiquitin-conjugating enzyme E2 R2-like, with amino-acid sequence MAQQQMPSSHKALMLELKSLQEEPVEGFRITPVEESDLYNWEVAIFGPPNTFYEGGYFKAHIKFPVDYPYCPPTFRFLTKMWHPNIYENGDVCISILHPPVDDPRSGELPSERWNPTQNVRTILLSVISLLNEPNTFSPANVDASVMFRKWRDSKGKDKEYAEIIRKQVVSTKVEAEQDGVKVPTTLAEYCIQTKVPSHDSSSDLLYDDLYDDDIEEEDDDDDDAEAVGQMAGEGGFNDEEDSGNEES; translated from the exons ATGGCGCAGCAGCAGATGCCAAGCTCTCATAAGGCACTGATGCTTGAACTGAAGTCTCTCCAAGAGGAACCAGTGGAGGGTTTCCGCATCACCCCAGTAGAAGAGTCAGACTTGTACAACTGGGAGGTGGCCATATTTGGACCCCCCAACACATTTTACGAGGGGGGATACTTCAAG GCACACATTAAGTTTCCAGTTGACTACCCTTACTGTCCACCTACTTTCCGTTTCCTCACGAAGATGTGGCACCCCAACATATATGAG AATGGGGACGTGTGTATCTCCATCCTTCACCCCCCTGTTGACGACCCCCGGAGCGGAGAGCTGCCCTCTGAGAGATGGAATCCCACCCAGAATGTCAG GACCATCCTACTGAGTGTGATCTCTCTGTTGAATGAGCCCAACACCTTCTCCCCGGCCAATGTCGATGCCTCTGTTATGTTCCGCAAGtggagagacagcaagggcaagGACAAAGAGTACGCCGAGATCATCAG GAAGCAGGTTGTGTCCACTAAAGTGGAGGCGGAGCAGGACGGCGTGAAGGTGCCTACTACGCTGGCAGAGTACTGCATCCAGACCAAAGTGCCTTCCCACGACAGCAGCTCGGACCTGCTCTACGATGACCTCTACGATGATGACATCGAGGAGGAGGACGACGATGACGATGATGCAGAGGCAGTGGGCCAGATGGCAGGAGAGGGTGGCTTCAATGACGAGGAAGACTCGGGCAACGAAGAGTCATGA